The DNA segment GCCCAGCTTTGCAGGTCCGAGCCGATTTCACTCGAGCGGTAGGTGGTGATGAGCGGCCGGCCAACTTCGTTGCGGGTTGAGCTAATGGCGGAGGGCCTAGAGCTTGGGGTTTGCGCCTGCACTGATTCGAGATTCATCAAACCCGCGAAAATGGCGATAATGAGGAGAAACAAGAGTTTTTTCATGGCGGTTCTCTGAGTGAGAGTTTTTCAAAATTTGATTTGCCGTCAAAAGGATTCATCCCGCCCGGGCGGGACGAAGACGCAAAGAACCCGCAAAGTTTTTCCTTGCGAAGCCTCTGCGGCTCGCGCGCGCTTTTGGTTTTCTTTCCTACGGTACACTATGAGCATTCCTTGCCGACGGAATTACGCTATGCGCTCCGCTCTCTGCACTAGGCGTTCTTCGGCAGCCGCACCACAAGCTCCGTGAACTTGCCTTCCTCGGTTTCCACTTTAATCTCCCCGCGATGCTCCTGCACAATAATATCGTGACTGATCGATAACCCCAAGCCCGTTCCCTGCCCCGTTGGTTTCGTGGTGAAAAACGGATTGAAAATTTTCTCGCGAATGTCTGGTGGGATGCCGTTGCCGTTGTCACGGATGCGGATTTCCACGTGATCACCGAGCAATCGCGTTTGTAAAGAGATGGTGGGGGAAAAATTGCCCGCGCCCGCCAGTTTTTTTTGATGCACGGCATAACAGCCGTTGTTGATGAGGTTCAGAAAAACGCGCTGCAAATCCTGCGGCACCACTTCGATTTTGCCGATGGCGTCATCGTATTGTTTTTCGATGCGAATATTGAAGGAAGTATCGCGCGCGCGCAGGCCGTGGTAGGTGAGATTAAGGGCTTCGTCCAGCAAGGCATTGATATCGGCCGGCTCGCGTTCGCCGGCCTTGCCGCGGGAGAGCTGCAACATGCTGCGCACGATGCTGTCGGCACGCTTTCCGTGTTCCACGATCTTCTGAGAGTTTTGCTGCACGCTCGCGAGAATTTCGTCGAGCGCCGCGCGTTTTTCTGCGCTCAACGCATGTTGTTCCGGGGCAAGTTCGTCACGCAGTTCTTCGGCCAATTCCACCAACAGCGAAGCAAAGTTGTTCACAAAGTTCAGCGGATTCTTAATTTCATGCGCAATGCCGGCGGTCAAGGCGCCGAGTGAGGCCAGCTTCTCCTGTGTGACCAGTTGTTGTTGTGTGGCTTTGAGATGCTGCAACGTGGCATCGAGGCGGCGGTAGGCATCGGCGTTGTCGAGCGCGATGCTGGTGTAAGCCGCCAGGTTTTGCATCAGGTTGAGATGAAAGGGGGTATAGGCATTCTTCTGAAAACTCTGAATGGTGATGATGCCCAGGACTCTTTCCTGAGAAACGAGCGGCAAGTAGATCAATGATTGCGGCGTTTCCGGCCGGCTGCCGTCTTCCAAGATTCGCTGGGGATCTTTGAATTCCGCGATATAGCGCTGGTATTCCTGCTGAACGTCATTGATAAACACCGGCTGACGATGCTCGATGCACCACACCGGAAACTGGTTTTTGTTGCGCGTATCGCGCGTGTAGGGGGCATAACGCTTCCCCTTGGCCAGGGCGAGGCGGTATTCGATTTGCCGTTGTTCCGGATGATAGATGCCGACGCCGAAGATGGTGGCATCGGCCAATTGATTGACATGTTCATATAATTTGTGAAAGATAATGTCGCTATCCAGCGAGGCGGTAATTTGCTTGCCCATCTCGCTCAGCAGCTCGATGTTTTTTTTGCGTTCGCTTTCAGCTTTTGCCAAAGCCTCGGCGGATTCTGCGCGCAGTTCCACTTCGCGCAGATGGGCGCGCGCCCGCTCTTTGCGCAGCAAACGCCGGCGCTGCAAGCGGTCAGCGGCAAAAATCAGCATACCGAGTAACAAGGCGTAACCGGCATAGGCCCACCAGGTGCGATACCACGGCGGCAGAACGGCAAAGGCAAATTCTGCCGCAGCGCTTTCGTGGCCATGGCTGTTTTTCGCTTTGACGCGAAAACGATATTCTCCCGGCGGCAGGTTGGTGTATTCTTTGACATGCTCCGCGCTCCACGGCGCCCAGGCCTGGTCGAAATTTTCCAGAAACGTTTGGTACTGATTTCGTTCTTCTTGTGCGAATGTGGGTGCGGCAAATTCGAAGCGCACGGCATTGTCATTATATGTTATGCTCGCCGCGAGCGGCTGCCGGTTTTGGGTTTCATGTCCGCCAACATAAACCACAGAATCTCTTCCTACGATCACCCGCCGGATGAGCGTGGTATAATTCTCGGCATAATCCGGCGGTTGCCTGGAATCATAGCGAATGGCGCCATAAGCGCTGCCGAACCACACCACACCGTCATTTTCCGGATAAATCGTTTGAATCACCTCGTCGGCGAAACGCACAAAAGGCGCTTGCAACCAATGGTAGGAGCTGTCAGGCCGGGGCGTTCCCATGGCCGGCTCCCGTCCAAAGCACACCCAAACCCGACCACGGTTATCTTGCCGCAACGTGAACGCATCGACGGATCCCAACGAGCTTACGATTTGAAACGTTGAATCCGCGATGAAACGATTGTTCTGCGCGTCAAAGCGAAAGACGCCGTTGGGCGAAACAAAATAAGGCGTGCCGGCAACCTCCCAAACCGCGGCGCCGCCTTCCGGCAAGCCGTGCGCTGTGCCGAAACGCTGCACCCGCGCGCTGTGTACAAAGAGTTGTTCGCTGGCATTGTAATCGAATGTCACACGTAAAACGCCTTGCGCCGAAGTGCCCAGCCACAATCCGCCATTTTCCAGTGAGACGATCGTACGAACTTCTTCTTGAAGGTTGGGCAGCTTGCCTTCCTCCAGCCATTGGCCTTGTGAAAATCGCAGCGACGCCAGGCCGTTGAACAGCCCGACGAAGACGCGGGTACTATCGATTCGCGAGCGGCACAGAACGTTTGACTCAAAATCTTTTTGAGCGGAGAGCCTCACCGGGAAGGCGCGCTCTTGCTGAATGCGATAAACGCCGTCAACCGTTGCCGCCAGCAATTGTTCACCCGCGGAAAGAAATCCCAAACTCAGGTTGGCGATGCCAGTCACGGGTTTGAATGCGGAGGTGGGCGCATCCAAATAAAACACGCCAACATTGCCGGCGGCATACAAGATTCCTTGATGGCGATGTATGCGATAGACGTTGCCGGACAGGCCTCGCCGCGCGTCATAAAGCGTCAGCGTTGCGCCGGTCTCCACGCGCGCGATGCCATTGCCCAGCCCCAGCCACAAGGCGCCGGCGCGATCGGGATAGACGCATAAAACCGAATTGTCCAGCAAGCCCGCAGTCATATCGATTTTTTGCAGCAAGCGCCCCTCTTTATCGAGAATAACTGCGCCGCCGAGAAGCGTTCCCAAAACCATGCTGCCGTTTTGCAATAGAGCACCGGGCTGATAAAGCAGATTGGCTTTTACGAACTCATCGGCTGCGGTTTTAAACGGCCGAAACGAGACGCCATCGAATATGAACATGCCCTGTGTGCGCGTGCCCACCAGAATTTTTTGATCATCTCCCGGGAACGGCAGCATGACATAAACCCGTTCGTCGGCAAATTGCGCACCGCCGGGCATCAGGACGAGTGAATCCGCCTCCAGCTTGAGCAAACCGATTTCCCATTGGCGCAAATACAGCGTTTCATTGATTTCAAACGAGCCGTGAAAGGAGGTGGCCGCTTTCCAAAATTTTATTTGACGGGAATCTTCTGACCAGCGGAACAGATGGCTCGCGGTTCTGAAATACACGCCGGAAGCCGTGGCATAAATACCCCAGACATCGGCGAAGCCGCGCTCGGCTTCTGGCACATGCGGGAGCAGCGAAACGAATGCGCTGCCGTGAATCGAATCCGAAGCCAGATAACCGAAATCGCCCACGCCGCCGACATAAACCCGGCCGTTGGCGTCTTTCGCCAGCGAGCGCACATAACTTTTGTTGGGCAGGCGCAGCAGCCGCCAGGCGACCCCGTCATATTCCAACACGCCGAGATTGTTGCCGAAATGCATCACGCCGCGATCGTCTTGCACGATGGCCCAATTCTGGATGTCGGCGCGATATTCCTTGGGGCTGTAATTGCGGATGAAGGGCAATCCCAGCTCGCTGTTTTGCGCCTGCGCGTCCGGAGGAAACCGGCCGGCAAGCAGGAGGAGGAGAATGAGCTTTCGCATAAGAGTTGTTCAAGGAAAGGATGACGATAATTTTTTGGATTGCGGGTTGTGCTGCGAAACCTGCCTTGCGTTTTGAAGCATGCTTTTTTATATTGCCAAAACAAAATGCTGCCTTTCATTGCCGGCATCATTTTTATGGGAAATATCAATCTCCACGCTTAAAACCTCGGGGAGGCTGCTTTGGAATTCGCCGTTTTCTTGACAAAAGCCCGTGAAAATCAAGAAGCCGCGCAGTTGTGCCGCAGTCACGGTTTGTACATCGCCTGCGCCGCACGCGCTTACTATGCGATGTTCCAAGCCGCTGTGGCGATTCTCTTGGCGCAAGGTTTCATTTTTGAACATCGAAAACACCTCGATCATGCGCAGATACAGTCGCTGTTTGCAAATGAATTGATCAATCGCCGGAAAATTTTCCAAAGTAAATTCAGATCATATTTATACGATGCCAGTTTTCTGCGTGCGATTGCAGACTACAAAGCAATTTCAATTAGCCAGGCGCAAGCGAATCGGCAGATGCAAAAATTGCAGGAGTTCATTGCTGCAATCCAACAGGAGATACCATCATGATCAACCTCAAACAAAAAGAATTAATTCTCCAGCTCTTGGCAGACATTCAGCAGCATTTCCCGGAAGTTCAGCTTGTAAATGTTGCTCCCAGCCCCGAAAATGGCAATACCCTGTGGATCAATGTAACCTGGCCGCAGGATGAAGCGCGTCAAAATGCGCTGATGGAATTCAATTCCGAAAAGGCAATGAATATTTTGCTTGATTACGGCTATCATGTGATGGTCATGCCGGCGGACGAGTTGGATCGCAATGGCTCATCCGTGCTTGTCGATCCTGCACCAACCGCGCTCGAAAACCTTTAACAATGACCATTGAATAAAACTGAGAATTCAGCATCTCTCGAAGGACGAACCCTAATAAACGAATCTTGAGTTGAACCATAAGCACTATCGAAATTATTCAAGAATCAGCTCAAACGGAACGGGCCATCTATCGCGCCCGTTGCCGCGAATGGCAAGCGACCGGCGCCACACCAGGCTCTGCTTTAGATGCTCTGGAACGGGTTGTGGCAGCGAGTCAAACGGACGGCAACGGTACCGTCGTTATCGTCCAGCGTTTTCGTCCCGATGCTTTTTTCACCAGCGGCCAGCAGGCACGGCTGCAGGAGTTGATGGAACGTTTTCATGAAGCTGGAACACGACTCGATCCAGCGGATCAAAAGGAACTCGAATCGTTGGTAGATGCCGAATGGCAGGCTGCCATCGACCGCGCAGCACAGATACTGCAAGCGGCAAAATCGCCGCAACCCGCAAAGCCATAGATTTGCATCGCCGTTGCAATGAATCCCCATTATCCATCCACGTGAAGATAACTGGCAAGATCACAAAATCTTCAACGAAATCATAAACTCCCTCCTCAGCCGGCGGTTTTCTTCGACTGCACCGGCATAACCCAGCGAAAACGTCGAATTCAAATTTGAAAACAGCACGAGATTGAAGTCGATCTGCCCGCCGAGATTGGCAACTTTGCGGCGCTGCGGGGCGCTGTCGAGATTGGTGACGATGCCGCTGGAAAACAACGCCAGCCGCGCCCAGCGGCAGTAAAACGTGGGTATACCCAGTCGCCGAAAGCGCAGCGGCGGCAGCGTCCATTCCAGCATCGCCTTGCCGAAATTCGTCCCGCCGATATCGTTGATTTCCACGCCCGCAAAGCTTTCGTATTCGCGAAAGCGCTGATACGCCAGATGATCAATCCAATTGTTGCCGAAGCCGCCGAAATAAAAATTCGCAAACGGGTTCTCGCGCTCGCCCCGCGCGTAGCCCGCGGCGCTGCGCAGCCACAGCGACGAATGCGCAATCGGCAGCAGCATGCCGTAATCGAAATTGGTATAAAGATGCGGCAGCAGCTTGCCGTTGATCAGGCTGTTTTCGGAATGAAGC comes from the Cytophagia bacterium CHB2 genome and includes:
- a CDS encoding GHKL domain-containing protein; the encoded protein is MRKLILLLLLAGRFPPDAQAQNSELGLPFIRNYSPKEYRADIQNWAIVQDDRGVMHFGNNLGVLEYDGVAWRLLRLPNKSYVRSLAKDANGRVYVGGVGDFGYLASDSIHGSAFVSLLPHVPEAERGFADVWGIYATASGVYFRTASHLFRWSEDSRQIKFWKAATSFHGSFEINETLYLRQWEIGLLKLEADSLVLMPGGAQFADERVYVMLPFPGDDQKILVGTRTQGMFIFDGVSFRPFKTAADEFVKANLLYQPGALLQNGSMVLGTLLGGAVILDKEGRLLQKIDMTAGLLDNSVLCVYPDRAGALWLGLGNGIARVETGATLTLYDARRGLSGNVYRIHRHQGILYAAGNVGVFYLDAPTSAFKPVTGIANLSLGFLSAGEQLLAATVDGVYRIQQERAFPVRLSAQKDFESNVLCRSRIDSTRVFVGLFNGLASLRFSQGQWLEEGKLPNLQEEVRTIVSLENGGLWLGTSAQGVLRVTFDYNASEQLFVHSARVQRFGTAHGLPEGGAAVWEVAGTPYFVSPNGVFRFDAQNNRFIADSTFQIVSSLGSVDAFTLRQDNRGRVWVCFGREPAMGTPRPDSSYHWLQAPFVRFADEVIQTIYPENDGVVWFGSAYGAIRYDSRQPPDYAENYTTLIRRVIVGRDSVVYVGGHETQNRQPLAASITYNDNAVRFEFAAPTFAQEERNQYQTFLENFDQAWAPWSAEHVKEYTNLPPGEYRFRVKAKNSHGHESAAAEFAFAVLPPWYRTWWAYAGYALLLGMLIFAADRLQRRRLLRKERARAHLREVELRAESAEALAKAESERKKNIELLSEMGKQITASLDSDIIFHKLYEHVNQLADATIFGVGIYHPEQRQIEYRLALAKGKRYAPYTRDTRNKNQFPVWCIEHRQPVFINDVQQEYQRYIAEFKDPQRILEDGSRPETPQSLIYLPLVSQERVLGIITIQSFQKNAYTPFHLNLMQNLAAYTSIALDNADAYRRLDATLQHLKATQQQLVTQEKLASLGALTAGIAHEIKNPLNFVNNFASLLVELAEELRDELAPEQHALSAEKRAALDEILASVQQNSQKIVEHGKRADSIVRSMLQLSRGKAGEREPADINALLDEALNLTYHGLRARDTSFNIRIEKQYDDAIGKIEVVPQDLQRVFLNLINNGCYAVHQKKLAGAGNFSPTISLQTRLLGDHVEIRIRDNGNGIPPDIREKIFNPFFTTKPTGQGTGLGLSISHDIIVQEHRGEIKVETEEGKFTELVVRLPKNA
- a CDS encoding HEPN domain-containing protein, producing the protein MEFAVFLTKARENQEAAQLCRSHGLYIACAARAYYAMFQAAVAILLAQGFIFEHRKHLDHAQIQSLFANELINRRKIFQSKFRSYLYDASFLRAIADYKAISISQAQANRQMQKLQEFIAAIQQEIPS